A genomic window from Terrisporobacter glycolicus ATCC 14880 = DSM 1288 includes:
- a CDS encoding MATE family efflux transporter, with protein sequence MENSLEKKVTLTSLIKYTLPTVIMMIFFSLYTIVDGMFISKFVGANALSSTNIVYPVINILIGIGVMFATGGSAIVAKTMGENKNEEAREYFTLITISAIIVGIVVEIICIIFINDIIYALGSTKSLFFYCKEYLFFMIIFTPFIILKLYFDYFLVTAGVPNLGLLSSVCGGLLNIVLDYVFIVQLNMGVRGAALATCIGYVLPSIVGIIYFFNKKNLLHFVKPKFNFKVISRSCSNGMSEMVTQISSALTTFLFNIVMIKFLGEEGVAAITIMLYIQFLLNAAYLGFTSGVSPRISYNYGRQDENQVENLFKYSIIIISAFGVITFIMSRAMSEILISLFATKGSTLFEISHNGFMIFSIAFLVAGINIFGSGMFTAFSNGKISAILSLLRTFVFFLMGIFVLPRIMGVDGVWLVVPFAEVATMVVSLIFMYKYKKEYLYDNAFALKRKISIS encoded by the coding sequence ATGGAAAATTCATTGGAAAAGAAAGTCACACTGACTTCTTTAATAAAATATACTTTACCAACTGTAATAATGATGATATTTTTTTCATTATATACCATAGTTGATGGTATGTTTATATCTAAATTTGTAGGTGCAAATGCACTTTCTTCTACAAACATTGTTTATCCTGTAATTAATATATTAATAGGAATAGGAGTTATGTTTGCAACAGGAGGTAGTGCAATTGTTGCTAAAACTATGGGAGAAAATAAAAATGAAGAGGCAAGAGAGTACTTCACCCTTATTACTATAAGCGCTATTATAGTAGGAATTGTTGTTGAAATTATATGTATTATTTTTATAAATGACATAATATATGCACTAGGATCAACTAAGTCTTTGTTTTTTTACTGTAAAGAATATTTATTCTTTATGATAATTTTCACGCCATTTATAATATTAAAGTTATATTTTGATTATTTTTTAGTAACGGCTGGAGTACCTAATCTAGGGCTTTTAAGTTCTGTCTGCGGTGGACTTTTAAACATAGTTTTAGATTATGTATTTATAGTTCAGTTAAATATGGGAGTTAGAGGTGCAGCTTTAGCTACTTGTATAGGATATGTTTTACCGAGCATAGTAGGTATAATTTACTTTTTCAACAAAAAAAACTTATTGCACTTTGTAAAGCCTAAATTTAACTTTAAAGTTATTTCAAGAAGTTGTTCTAATGGTATGTCAGAAATGGTTACACAAATATCTTCAGCACTTACAACTTTTTTATTTAATATTGTGATGATTAAATTTTTAGGTGAAGAGGGGGTAGCTGCTATTACAATTATGCTTTATATACAATTTTTGTTAAATGCAGCTTATTTAGGATTTACTTCAGGTGTGTCACCTAGAATTAGTTATAATTATGGAAGACAAGATGAAAATCAGGTAGAAAATTTATTTAAATATAGTATTATAATAATTTCAGCATTTGGTGTAATAACATTTATAATGTCTAGAGCCATGTCAGAAATATTAATATCATTATTTGCTACAAAAGGAAGCACATTATTTGAGATTAGTCATAATGGATTTATGATATTTTCAATTGCGTTTTTAGTGGCAGGAATAAATATATTTGGTTCGGGAATGTTTACAGCTTTTTCAAATGGAAAGATATCAGCTATTCTTTCTTTACTGAGAACTTTTGTTTTCTTCTTAATGGGAATATTTGTATTGCCTAGAATTATGGGAGTAGATGGAGTTTGGCTAGTAGTCCCTTTTGCAGAAGTCGCTACGATGGTAGTATCTTTAATCTTTATGTATAAATATAAAAAGGAATATTTGTATGACAATGCATTTGCCCTTAAAAGAAAAATAAGTATTAGTTAA
- the hcp gene encoding hydroxylamine reductase has product MENNMSMEYPMFCYQCEQTAGGKGCTKLGVCGKTPEVANLQDLLIYQIKGISCYAKEIVEKGENVDKDIVSFIENSLFTTLTNVNFDAEVHVKMLKESQKIKEALRKKVGKIKNNTEHATYNLSETKAEMLKDSKKAGIMYDGELDPDIRSLRQTIVYGLKGISAYGHQARELGYFDDQVDNFYVRALEATTDDSLSVEDLIRWTMRTGEMSVAVMKKLDEANTKTYKNPEPNKVNVNVKKGPFIVVSGHDLWDLQMLLEQTEGKGINIYTHGEMIPCHGYPELKKYDHLVGNFGGAWQDQQKEFDNLPGCVLMTTNCLMKPRESYKDRIFTTSVVGWDGVQYIGVGNDGKKDFSPIIEKALELGGYEEDQEPHEILVGFGHHATLSHAETIVNAVKDGKIRHFFLIGGCDGARPGRNYYTEFAQKVPHDCVILTLACGKYRFNKLEFGEVAGLPRLLDVGQCNDAYSAVRIATALADAFETDVNGLPLSLIISWYEQKAVADLLALLSLGIKGIYLGPTLPAFLSPNVLQYLVDTFDLRTISTPDDDLKSCLKQEV; this is encoded by the coding sequence ATGGAAAATAATATGTCAATGGAGTATCCTATGTTTTGTTATCAATGTGAACAAACAGCAGGAGGCAAAGGATGTACAAAGCTAGGGGTATGTGGTAAAACACCAGAAGTTGCAAATCTTCAGGATTTACTTATTTACCAAATAAAAGGTATAAGTTGTTATGCAAAAGAAATAGTTGAAAAAGGAGAAAATGTAGATAAGGATATAGTAAGCTTTATTGAAAATTCTTTATTTACAACTTTAACAAATGTAAACTTTGATGCTGAAGTTCATGTAAAAATGTTAAAAGAATCTCAAAAAATAAAAGAAGCATTAAGAAAAAAAGTAGGCAAAATTAAAAATAATACAGAGCACGCTACATATAACTTAAGTGAAACTAAAGCAGAAATGCTTAAGGACTCAAAAAAAGCAGGGATAATGTATGATGGTGAATTGGATCCTGATATTCGTTCTTTAAGACAAACTATAGTATATGGATTAAAAGGAATATCGGCTTATGGGCATCAGGCAAGAGAGCTAGGATACTTTGATGATCAAGTTGATAATTTTTATGTAAGAGCACTAGAAGCTACAACTGACGATAGTCTAAGTGTAGAGGATTTAATAAGATGGACTATGAGAACTGGTGAAATGAGTGTGGCTGTTATGAAAAAGCTTGATGAAGCAAATACAAAGACTTATAAAAATCCAGAACCTAATAAAGTGAATGTTAATGTAAAAAAAGGTCCATTTATAGTAGTATCAGGACATGATTTATGGGATTTACAAATGTTGTTAGAACAAACTGAAGGTAAAGGTATTAACATATACACTCATGGTGAAATGATTCCATGTCACGGATATCCAGAACTTAAAAAATATGATCATCTTGTTGGAAACTTTGGTGGAGCTTGGCAGGATCAACAAAAAGAATTCGATAATCTTCCAGGTTGTGTACTTATGACTACGAATTGTTTAATGAAACCAAGAGAGTCTTACAAAGATAGAATATTTACAACAAGTGTTGTTGGATGGGATGGAGTTCAGTATATAGGAGTAGGAAATGACGGGAAAAAAGATTTTAGTCCAATTATAGAAAAAGCATTGGAACTTGGTGGGTATGAAGAAGACCAAGAGCCACATGAAATTTTAGTTGGATTTGGACACCATGCTACACTATCTCATGCAGAAACAATTGTTAATGCAGTGAAGGATGGAAAGATAAGACATTTTTTCTTAATAGGTGGATGCGATGGTGCAAGACCAGGCAGAAATTATTATACTGAATTTGCACAAAAAGTTCCTCATGACTGTGTAATATTAACTTTAGCTTGTGGAAAATACAGATTTAATAAATTAGAATTTGGTGAGGTTGCAGGACTACCAAGACTTCTAGATGTGGGGCAGTGTAATGATGCGTATTCAGCAGTTAGGATAGCAACAGCTCTAGCAGATGCTTTTGAAACTGATGTAAACGGATTACCATTATCGCTAATTATATCTTGGTATGAGCAAAAAGCAGTAGCAGATTTACTTGCATTGTTGTCCCTGGGAATAAAGGGGATATACTTAGGACCAACTCTTCCAGCATTTTTAAGCCCTAATGTACTTCAATATTTGGTTGATACTTTTGATTTGAGAACAATAAGTACACCAGATGATGATTTAAAATCTTGCTTAAAACAAGAAGTATAA
- a CDS encoding pentapeptide repeat-containing protein, with protein sequence MKIITQKEFKKIIDHRDSFDQLILREYNFKHMDLTGWDLSNIDFTLSSFQDVKLDKVNFQNSIVENVLFDGCPLHGANFKNANMKTASFRYCDMIKCNIEGADLYGAVLEYAKLDGIHSNENTKWFRLRCPEIGAFLGYKKCINDCMVQLLIPSDAKRSSATLPSCRCNKAKVLTIKSFDFKENYEEAWSLVDENFIYRKGEWVEVKNFNEDRWMDSTTGIHFWMSREEAQSY encoded by the coding sequence ATGAAAATTATTACACAAAAAGAATTTAAAAAAATAATTGATCATAGAGACAGTTTTGATCAATTAATACTAAGAGAATATAATTTTAAGCATATGGATTTAACTGGTTGGGATCTAAGTAATATAGACTTTACATTAAGTTCTTTTCAAGATGTTAAACTTGATAAAGTAAATTTTCAAAATAGCATTGTGGAAAATGTATTATTTGATGGTTGTCCTCTTCATGGTGCAAACTTTAAGAATGCAAATATGAAAACGGCCTCTTTTAGATATTGTGATATGATAAAATGTAACATTGAAGGTGCTGATTTATATGGTGCTGTTCTAGAGTATGCCAAACTAGACGGAATTCATTCCAATGAAAATACAAAATGGTTTCGCCTTAGATGTCCAGAAATTGGAGCATTTTTAGGATATAAAAAGTGCATAAATGATTGTATGGTTCAACTGCTAATTCCCTCCGATGCAAAAAGATCCTCTGCAACCCTACCATCATGTAGATGTAATAAGGCAAAAGTTTTAACAATAAAGAGTTTTGACTTTAAAGAAAATTATGAGGAAGCCTGGTCTTTGGTAGATGAAAATTTTATTTACAGAAAAGGTGAATGGGTAGAAGTGAAAAATTTCAATGAAGATCGTTGGATGGATTCAACTACTGGTATTCATTTTTGGATGTCAAGAGAAGAGGCACAATCCTATTAA
- a CDS encoding SH3 domain-containing protein, with translation MKNNMFKKVMITGLVSTVCMSGIFTGNFSTKNSNYITTAYAATIKETVYSAKGAAKSNLNVRKGPNTTYAKVGSLKKSAKVNIVAKTSNNWYKIKLNNGYGYVSSQYITITNNKPESSESLYSANGTANNNVNVRKGPNTTYAKVGSLKKNSKVTIVAKSSNNWYKIKFNSGYGYVSSQYITIKTNKPEPSETPYSANGTVNNTLNARKGPDTTYAKVGSLKKNSKVTIIAKTDNGWYKIKFNNGYAYVSSQFITIANNKPDSSETPYSVNGTANNNINVRKGPNTTYSKVGSLKKNSKVTIVAKADNGWYKIKFNSGYGYVSSQYITIKTNKPDPSETPCFAEATITDNINVRKGPNTTYAKIGSLKKNAKVSVVAKTSNNWYKIKFNNSYAYVSSQYVTLTEIEELEYSATASILSDVYVRKGPNTNYEKIGTVKKDEKVDIVAITSNGWSKIKYNNTFGYIYGEYVDILTK, from the coding sequence ATGAAAAATAATATGTTTAAAAAAGTTATGATTACAGGATTAGTATCTACTGTTTGCATGTCAGGAATATTTACGGGAAATTTCTCTACAAAAAATAGTAATTACATAACTACTGCTTATGCAGCCACAATTAAGGAAACTGTTTATTCAGCAAAAGGTGCTGCTAAATCAAATCTTAATGTAAGAAAAGGTCCTAACACTACTTATGCTAAAGTTGGTTCTTTAAAGAAAAGTGCTAAAGTAAACATAGTTGCAAAAACTTCTAATAATTGGTATAAAATTAAACTTAATAATGGTTACGGATATGTTTCTTCTCAATATATAACTATTACAAATAATAAGCCTGAGTCAAGCGAGAGTCTTTACTCTGCCAATGGGACTGCAAATAATAATGTTAATGTAAGAAAAGGACCTAATACTACTTATGCTAAGGTTGGTTCTTTAAAGAAAAATTCTAAAGTTACTATTGTTGCTAAGTCTTCTAACAACTGGTATAAAATTAAATTTAATAGTGGTTATGGATATGTTTCTTCTCAATATATAACTATTAAAACTAACAAACCTGAGCCAAGTGAAACTCCTTATTCTGCTAATGGTACTGTAAATAATACTCTTAATGCTAGAAAAGGGCCTGATACTACTTATGCTAAGGTCGGTTCTTTAAAGAAAAATTCTAAAGTTACTATTATTGCTAAAACTGATAATGGTTGGTATAAAATTAAATTTAATAATGGTTATGCTTATGTTTCTTCCCAATTTATAACTATTGCAAATAATAAGCCTGACTCTAGTGAAACTCCTTACTCTGTTAATGGTACTGCAAATAATAATATTAATGTAAGAAAAGGACCTAATACTACTTATTCTAAGGTTGGTTCTTTAAAGAAAAATTCTAAGGTTACTATTGTTGCTAAAGCTGATAATGGTTGGTATAAAATTAAATTTAATAGTGGTTATGGATATGTTTCTTCTCAATATATAACTATTAAAACTAATAAACCTGATCCAAGCGAGACTCCTTGTTTTGCAGAAGCAACTATTACTGACAATATTAATGTAAGAAAAGGACCTAATACTACTTATGCTAAGATTGGCTCTTTAAAGAAAAATGCTAAAGTAAGTGTTGTTGCCAAAACTTCTAATAATTGGTATAAAATTAAATTTAACAATAGTTATGCCTATGTTTCTTCTCAATATGTGACTCTTACTGAAATTGAAGAGTTAGAATACTCAGCTACTGCTTCAATTTTATCTGATGTTTATGTAAGAAAAGGACCTAACACTAACTATGAAAAAATTGGCACAGTGAAAAAGGATGAAAAAGTTGATATAGTTGCTATAACTTCTAATGGTTGGTCTAAAATAAAATATAATAACACATTCGGATATATTTATGGTGAATACGTTGATATTTTGACTAAATAA
- the rocF gene encoding arginase, with protein MKLSIIGVPTYYGCDNNGTQHSPEKLRNAKVIDLIKDNGKIEVVDLGDIDVKEVIESDKFKNEKDIKYFESIYDLNLKLSKAVDKAMDNSDFTLILGGDHGIGLGSITGASKHSKNLGVVWIDAHGDFNTSATSPSKNFHGMPLACLCGHGDTRLVNLYYDGVKINEENVFHIGGRDIDKGEQDLLDNSKVNLYDKKAIDKIGLEDVVNDIIKKCKGQNIDGLHISLDIDFMDKFIVEGTGTRVDGGYTVEDTKYLLKRLIQTGIVKSMDFVEFNPRLDVNDSTLKICKNLLEYFGQLLSCKELVKC; from the coding sequence ATGAAATTAAGTATAATAGGAGTTCCAACTTATTATGGATGTGACAATAATGGAACACAACATTCACCAGAAAAATTAAGAAACGCAAAGGTTATTGACTTAATAAAAGATAACGGTAAAATAGAAGTTGTAGATCTTGGAGATATTGATGTAAAAGAAGTGATAGAATCAGATAAGTTTAAAAATGAAAAAGATATTAAATATTTTGAAAGTATATATGATTTAAATTTAAAATTATCTAAAGCAGTAGATAAAGCAATGGATAATAGTGATTTTACATTAATATTAGGTGGAGATCATGGAATAGGACTTGGAAGTATAACAGGTGCTAGTAAGCATTCAAAAAATTTAGGCGTTGTATGGATTGATGCTCATGGGGATTTTAATACATCAGCAACATCACCAAGTAAGAACTTTCATGGAATGCCTTTAGCTTGTTTATGTGGTCATGGAGATACTAGATTAGTTAATTTATATTATGATGGTGTTAAAATAAATGAAGAAAACGTATTCCACATTGGTGGAAGAGATATAGATAAGGGAGAACAAGACTTATTAGACAATTCTAAAGTAAACCTTTATGATAAAAAAGCAATAGATAAAATAGGGTTGGAAGATGTGGTTAATGATATTATAAAAAAATGTAAAGGACAAAATATTGATGGTCTTCATATAAGTCTAGATATAGATTTTATGGATAAATTTATAGTAGAAGGTACAGGAACAAGAGTTGATGGAGGGTATACTGTAGAAGATACTAAGTATCTTTTGAAACGTCTTATTCAAACAGGAATTGTTAAGTCAATGGACTTTGTTGAATTTAACCCAAGACTAGATGTAAACGATAGTACTTTAAAAATTTGTAAGAATTTATTAGAGTATTTCGGCCAACTTCTCTCGTGTAAAGAATTGGTTAAGTGCTAA
- the hydF gene encoding [FeFe] hydrogenase H-cluster maturation GTPase HydF, whose protein sequence is MGLNSTPSAERVHIGIFGKRNAGKSSVINAITNQSLAIVSDIKGTTTDPVSKAMELLPLGPVIIIDTPGLDDVGKLGKMRVQKSYQVLNKTDIGILVVDGTLGTTTEDEALIARFKEKNIPYIIVMNKLDLVKEDFLHINESTYNLSNTIWVSSTTNENIHELKEMIAKQVTTDEPKFKIVADLLDPSDFVVLVVPIDKAAPKGRLILPQQQTIRDILEANAIAIVVKECELKETLQNLGKKPKLVITDSQVFAKVSVETPNDILLTSFSILFARYKGDLEETIKGVRALESLKDNDTILISEGCTHHRQCNDIGKVKIPKWVIQYTNKHLNFEFTSGTEFPYDLSKYKMIIHCGGCTLNEREMKYRVKCAKDQNIPITNYGILISYIQGILKRTVEPFPYISYLLEEI, encoded by the coding sequence ATGGGATTAAATAGTACACCTTCTGCTGAACGTGTTCACATAGGCATATTTGGAAAGCGTAATGCAGGAAAATCCAGCGTAATAAATGCAATAACAAATCAAAGTCTAGCTATAGTATCTGATATTAAAGGTACTACTACAGATCCAGTATCAAAAGCTATGGAGTTACTACCTTTAGGACCTGTAATAATTATAGATACTCCTGGTCTTGATGATGTTGGAAAATTAGGTAAAATGCGTGTGCAAAAAAGTTATCAAGTATTAAATAAAACTGATATAGGTATTCTAGTGGTCGATGGAACTTTAGGTACTACAACAGAAGATGAAGCCTTAATTGCTAGATTTAAAGAAAAAAACATTCCTTATATCATAGTTATGAATAAATTGGATCTAGTAAAAGAGGATTTTTTACATATAAACGAAAGTACCTATAATTTATCTAATACTATTTGGGTAAGTTCTACTACTAATGAAAACATACATGAATTAAAAGAAATGATAGCTAAACAAGTTACTACAGATGAACCAAAATTTAAAATTGTTGCTGATTTACTTGATCCTTCTGACTTCGTGGTATTAGTTGTACCTATTGATAAAGCAGCTCCTAAGGGAAGACTTATTTTACCTCAACAGCAAACTATTAGAGATATATTAGAAGCCAATGCTATTGCCATTGTAGTTAAAGAATGTGAACTTAAAGAGACTCTACAAAATTTAGGTAAAAAGCCAAAATTAGTTATAACAGATAGCCAAGTATTTGCAAAAGTTTCTGTTGAGACTCCAAATGATATTTTATTAACTTCATTTTCTATTTTATTTGCCAGATACAAAGGTGATTTAGAAGAAACAATAAAAGGCGTTAGAGCTTTAGAATCTTTAAAAGATAATGACACTATTTTAATTTCTGAGGGATGTACTCATCACCGTCAATGTAATGATATAGGTAAAGTAAAAATTCCTAAATGGGTAATACAATACACTAATAAGCATCTTAACTTTGAATTTACTAGTGGAACAGAGTTTCCTTATGATTTATCTAAATATAAAATGATTATACATTGTGGTGGATGTACTTTAAATGAAAGAGAAATGAAATATAGAGTAAAATGTGCCAAAGATCAAAATATACCAATAACTAATTACGGAATATTAATATCCTATATACAAGGTATATTAAAAAGAACAGTGGAACCGTTCCCTTATATTTCTTACCTGTTAGAAGAAATATAA
- a CDS encoding cation-translocating P-type ATPase, whose amino-acid sequence MFYKETSEKTIGHFKSSLDGLSQMEVMKRLKQNGPNELREKAKVPTWKLFLDSFKDPLVVILLIAAFVQVFLGEVVESVIIFAVLILNSILGVVQTKKAEGSLDSLKQLSVPNAKVIRDGIKITVPSKDLVEGDIVVLEAGDYVPADGRIIEAQTFKVVEGMLTGESEPVLKHEDKIDEECALGDQKNMVFSGSMVVYGRATYVVTACGMKSEIGKIADLLDNAENKETPLQKKLDEFGKKLGVGIVILAGLIFLVQVIRGANIADSFMFAIAIAVAAIPEALSSIVTIVLAKGTNTMAKKQAVIRKLPAVETLGSTSVICTDKTGTLTQNKMTVVDFYMYGDKEKVLATNINEEIALSRNDDIASTSEANESEIALTLASTLCNDSDITEDGVEIGDPTEVALINHAEKNNINYKILREKCNRLNELPFDSDRKLMSTINKVDSKIYMFTKGAPDVIFSRCKYALDGGDVVAINDEIINEFKKANEDFSNKALRVLAFATKEIKDENFVPTLEDEDELTLIGLMAMIDPPRKEVYEAVKEAKESGIKTVMITGDHKTTAAAIGRDIGIMEEDDLALTGKELDDLTDEELDEKLEHISVYARVSPENKIRIVKAWQKKNKITAMTGDGVNDAPALKQADIGIGMGSGTEVAKDASAMVLLDDNFATIVNAIEVGRTVYNNIKKSITYLFSGNLGGIIAILFAVIADWSNPFTTIQLLFINLVTDSLPAIALGFEPPEKGIMKNPPRHPDESILAGGTLKSVAFRGSVIGMVTILAQYIGMQTSPELGTAMAFATLTLSRIVQTFAARSNTETIFSLGLSSNKYALGAVGVCLVMFSLTLLPFMREIFSMPISFELNSLGISFGLAVFASLIMELSKKIINKQLN is encoded by the coding sequence ATGTTTTATAAGGAAACAAGCGAAAAAACAATTGGACATTTTAAGAGTAGTCTAGATGGATTGTCTCAAATGGAAGTTATGAAAAGGCTGAAACAAAACGGACCAAATGAATTAAGAGAAAAAGCAAAGGTACCAACTTGGAAGTTATTTTTGGATAGTTTTAAAGATCCACTAGTAGTGATACTTTTAATAGCAGCCTTCGTTCAGGTATTTTTAGGAGAAGTAGTAGAGTCTGTAATTATATTTGCCGTACTTATCTTAAATTCTATTTTAGGGGTAGTTCAAACTAAAAAAGCGGAAGGATCTTTAGACAGTTTAAAACAATTATCTGTACCAAATGCAAAAGTAATTAGAGATGGGATTAAAATTACAGTTCCGTCGAAAGATTTAGTTGAAGGAGATATTGTTGTTTTGGAAGCTGGAGATTATGTACCAGCAGATGGAAGAATAATAGAAGCTCAGACTTTTAAAGTAGTAGAAGGAATGTTAACGGGAGAAAGTGAGCCAGTACTAAAACATGAAGACAAAATAGATGAAGAGTGTGCTTTAGGTGATCAGAAGAACATGGTATTTAGTGGTTCCATGGTAGTGTATGGCCGAGCTACTTATGTAGTTACAGCCTGTGGAATGAAAAGTGAAATAGGAAAGATAGCAGACTTATTAGATAACGCAGAAAACAAAGAAACACCGCTACAAAAGAAACTTGATGAATTTGGTAAAAAGCTTGGTGTGGGTATAGTTATATTAGCAGGGTTAATTTTCTTAGTTCAAGTTATTAGAGGAGCAAATATAGCAGATTCATTCATGTTTGCTATTGCTATAGCAGTTGCAGCCATACCAGAAGCATTGTCTTCAATAGTAACGATTGTATTAGCAAAAGGAACAAATACAATGGCTAAAAAACAAGCAGTTATAAGAAAGTTACCAGCTGTTGAAACTTTAGGTTCAACAAGTGTAATATGTACGGATAAAACTGGAACACTTACACAAAACAAAATGACTGTCGTTGATTTTTATATGTATGGTGATAAAGAAAAAGTTTTAGCTACTAATATAAATGAAGAAATAGCATTATCTAGAAATGATGATATAGCATCAACTAGTGAAGCTAATGAGAGTGAAATAGCATTAACTCTAGCATCAACTTTATGTAATGACTCAGATATAACAGAAGATGGTGTGGAAATAGGAGACCCAACAGAGGTTGCTCTTATAAATCATGCAGAGAAAAACAACATAAACTATAAAATATTAAGAGAAAAATGCAATAGATTAAATGAGCTACCTTTTGATAGTGATAGAAAATTAATGTCTACTATAAACAAAGTAGATAGTAAGATATACATGTTTACAAAAGGTGCTCCAGATGTGATTTTTAGCAGATGCAAATATGCATTAGATGGTGGAGATGTAGTAGCAATTAATGATGAAATTATAAATGAATTCAAAAAAGCAAACGAAGATTTTTCAAATAAAGCATTAAGAGTTTTAGCATTTGCTACAAAAGAAATTAAAGATGAAAACTTTGTACCAACTTTAGAAGATGAAGATGAACTTACTTTGATAGGTTTAATGGCAATGATTGACCCACCTAGAAAAGAAGTTTATGAAGCAGTAAAAGAAGCTAAAGAGTCAGGCATAAAAACAGTAATGATAACTGGGGATCATAAAACTACTGCAGCAGCCATAGGTAGAGACATAGGAATAATGGAAGAAGATGATCTAGCTCTTACAGGTAAGGAGTTAGATGATTTAACTGATGAAGAACTAGATGAAAAACTAGAACATATTTCAGTTTACGCTAGAGTTTCTCCTGAAAATAAAATAAGGATCGTTAAAGCTTGGCAGAAAAAAAATAAAATAACTGCCATGACGGGAGATGGTGTTAACGATGCCCCAGCACTTAAGCAAGCAGACATAGGTATAGGCATGGGAAGTGGAACAGAAGTCGCAAAAGATGCGTCTGCCATGGTACTTTTAGATGACAATTTTGCTACAATAGTAAATGCCATCGAGGTAGGTAGAACAGTTTACAATAATATTAAAAAATCAATAACTTATTTATTCTCAGGAAACTTAGGTGGTATAATTGCCATATTATTTGCAGTTATTGCAGATTGGTCAAATCCATTTACTACAATACAACTATTATTTATTAACTTAGTAACGGATTCTTTGCCAGCTATAGCATTAGGATTTGAACCACCAGAAAAAGGGATAATGAAAAATCCTCCAAGACATCCAGACGAAAGTATATTAGCTGGAGGAACTTTAAAGTCAGTAGCATTTAGAGGTAGTGTAATAGGTATGGTGACAATATTAGCACAATATATAGGAATGCAAACTTCACCAGAACTTGGAACAGCAATGGCTTTTGCAACACTTACATTATCTAGAATAGTTCAAACATTCGCTGCAAGATCAAATACTGAAACAATATTTAGTTTAGGACTTAGCAGTAATAAATATGCTTTAGGTGCAGTTGGCGTTTGTTTAGTAATGTTTTCATTAACATTATTACCTTTTATGAGAGAGATTTTCTCAATGCCAATATCATTTGAATTAAATAGTCTAGGAATTTCATTTGGGCTTGCTGTATTTGCAAGTTTAATTATGGAACTTAGTAAAAAAATTATTAACAAACAATTAAATTAA
- a CDS encoding MerR family transcriptional regulator, producing the protein MNNNIKYFSTGEFAKLCNVHKKTLFYYDEINLFKPEKVMPTGYRYYSEYQLETFNIIYTLKDIGMPLKEIKEYMDNRTPENMLELFEYETKEIEKEINKLKRKQEVMSNKIKLIKEANNIKCDILLEEQEEEYIVLSDLIDKNKLNSLINKNEDAYDIDAYINLLNLAYNNDLNFGYAGGSIKTKEDLLQDNSYSYYYIRVNKNCNYKNIIIKPKGTYLVGYLKGYYSKAPIIYKKLLQFIHKNDIEIIGLAYEDVLIDQVCVKNPDDFVLKISIQVKKKV; encoded by the coding sequence TTGAACAATAATATAAAATATTTTTCCACAGGTGAATTTGCAAAACTGTGTAATGTTCACAAAAAAACACTTTTTTACTATGATGAAATAAATTTATTTAAACCAGAGAAAGTTATGCCTACTGGATATAGGTATTATTCTGAGTATCAATTAGAAACTTTTAACATTATTTATACTTTGAAAGATATAGGTATGCCACTTAAGGAAATAAAAGAATATATGGATAATAGGACTCCTGAAAATATGTTAGAACTTTTTGAATATGAGACAAAAGAAATAGAGAAAGAAATAAATAAACTTAAAAGAAAACAAGAAGTCATGTCTAATAAAATTAAACTTATTAAAGAAGCCAATAATATAAAATGTGATATTTTACTGGAGGAGCAAGAAGAAGAATATATTGTTTTAAGTGATTTAATAGACAAAAATAAATTAAATAGTCTAATTAATAAAAATGAAGATGCTTATGATATTGATGCTTATATTAATCTTTTAAATCTTGCTTATAACAATGATTTGAATTTTGGGTATGCTGGCGGTTCTATAAAAACAAAGGAAGATTTACTTCAAGATAATAGTTACAGTTATTATTACATAAGAGTAAACAAAAACTGTAATTATAAAAATATTATAATCAAGCCTAAGGGAACTTACTTAGTAGGATATTTAAAGGGGTATTATTCAAAAGCTCCTATTATTTATAAAAAACTTTTACAGTTTATACATAAAAATGATATAGAAATAATTGGATTAGCTTATGAAGATGTTTTAATTGATCAAGTTTGTGTAAAAAATCCTGATGATTTTGTTCTTAAGATATCTATTCAGGTAAAGAAAAAAGTATAA